One genomic window of Coffea eugenioides isolate CCC68of chromosome 1, Ceug_1.0, whole genome shotgun sequence includes the following:
- the LOC113763935 gene encoding proteasome subunit beta type-4-like: MIVDSSSPAPAKNSLLLSSGADLQRTQTPYVTGTSVIAIKYKDGILIAADMGGSYGSTLRYKNVERIKPVGKHSLIGASGEISDFQEILRYLDELILNDSMWDDGNSLGPKEVHNYLTRVMYNRRNKFNPLWNSLILGGVKNGQKYLGTVNMIGVHYEDNHVATGFGNHLARPILREEWNENLTFEEGVKLLEKCMRVLLYRDRSAVNKLQIAKITDEGFTISQPYSLKTQWKFKAFENPTVGAEGSW; this comes from the exons ATG ATTGTGGACTCTTCTTCTCCAGCTCCCGCTAAGAATAGCTTACTACTCAGTTCGGGAGCCGATTTGCAGAGAACTCA GACACCTTATGTGACTGGGACGTCTGTGATTGCGATTAAGTATAAGGATGGCATTCTTATTGCTGCTGATATGGGAG GCTCTTATGGATCAACCCTTCGTTACAAAAATGTGGAGCGAATAAAGCCAGTAGGAAAACATTCTCTTATCGGGGCAAGTGGAGAAATCAGTGATTTCCAGGAGATTTTGCGTTATCTTGATGAGCTAAT ACTAAATGATAGCATGTGGGATGATGGAAATTCCTTGGGCCCTAAAGAGGTTCATAATTATTTAACCCGAGTGATGTACAATCGTCGCAATAAGTTTAATCCTCTGTGGAATTCTCTTATTCTTGGAGGAGTGAAAAATGGACAGAAGTACCTTGGAACG GTTAATATGATTGGTGTACATTATGAGGATAATCATGTTGCAACTGGTTTTGGTAATCACCTTGCACGACCCATTCTCAGGGAGGAATGGAATGAAAACTTGACCTTTGAAGAAGGTGTCAAGCTATTGGAGAAGTGCATGCGCGTCCTCCTTTATCGTGATAGATCAGCTGTGAACAAACTCCAG ATTGCAAAAATCACAGATGAAGGTTTCACAATTTCTCAGCCGTATTCATTGAAGACTCAGTGGAAGTTTAAAGCTTTCGAGAATCCAACAGTCGGTGCTGAGGGCTCATGGTAG
- the LOC113749453 gene encoding uncharacterized protein LOC113749453 gives MRAIHRFVSRFSINRCSKNQPTFKTRIPFSLSEKPFSSNPPSNNDKSTTSGLGSSFGVPSGDGGGGGSSDNLGWDNPSSSSWSTGLTKEHFDGEVVGQQVSPVLGPNPARPEGGMGVGGSGMGQARWTDEEMMRIRRLQAENRKSRAFVEGWKNRMVQMSVLMKQVREPGARGSYLKDSEKAEMYRKHKENPEVYTVERLAKDYRVMRQRVHAILWLKEQEEEEEKKLGHKLDDSVELLLDACPEFFNSHDREFHVASLPYKPDFKVLPEGWDGTTRDPDEVHYEISMKEDEMLYQEFLQRFNFNKMKMAKQVKCHKYSRIRPSEGWNYTVEKLGPRGKRGNGGGWKFVSAPDGSTRPLNEYEKMFVRRETPRRRRRILP, from the exons ATGCGAGCTATCCATCGATTCGTGTCGCGTTTCTCCATTAACCGTTGTTCCAAAAATCAACCCACATTCAAAACCCGTATTCCTTTCTCTCTTTCCGAAAAACCCTTCTCTTCAAACCCTCCTTCGAATAACGATAAAAGTACGACTTCCGGTTTGGGCAGCAGCTTCGGCGTTCCTTCCGGCGatggcggcggcggcggcagCAGCGACAACTTGGGGTGGGATAACCCAAGTTCTTCCTCATGGTCTACTGGCCTGACCAAAGAACACTTTGACGGCGAAGTAGTCGGACAGCAGGTGAGCCCTGTATTGGGCCCGAACCCGGCTCGGCCAGAAGGTGGAATGGGAGTTGGAGGCAGTGGTATGGGGCAGGCGCGGTGGACGGATGAGGAGATGATGCGCATTAGGAGGTTACAGGCCGAGAATAGGAAAAGTAGAGCGTTTGTGGAAGGATGGAAGAACAGGATGGTGCAGATGAGTGTCCTGATGAAGCAAGTGAGAGAGCCTGGGGCTCGAGGATCATATTTGAAGGACTCGGAGAAGGCTGAGATGTATCGGAAACATAAGGAGAATCCCGAAGTATATACGGTGGAGAGGCTTGCCAAGGACTACAGGGTTATGAGGCAAAGGGTCCATGCGATTTTATGGCTGAAAGAacaggaggaagaggaagagaagaagTTAGGCCACAAGTTGGACGATTCGGTTGAGCTTTTGTTGGATGCATGCCCCGA ATTTTTCAATTCTCATGATAGGGAGTTTCATGTTGCATCTCTTCCTTACAAGCCGGACTTCAAAGTGTTGCCTGAAGGTTGGGATGGCACAACTCGGGACCCTGATGAGGTCCATTATGAAATATCCATGAAGGAAGACGAGATGCTATATCAAGAGTTTCTCCAGAGATTTAACTTCAACAAAATGAAG ATGGCTAAGCAGGTGAAATGCCACAAGTATAGCCGGATTCGGCCATCTGAAGGATGGAACTACACAGTTGAGAAACTAGGTCCACGGGGCAAGCGGGGAAATGGTGGTGGCTGGAAATTTGTCAGCGCCCCAGACGGTTCCACCAGACCTCTAAATGAGTACGAAAAGATGTTTGTGAGGAGAGAGACTCCTCGCAGACGTAGAAGAATTCTTCCGTGA
- the LOC113752283 gene encoding eukaryotic translation initiation factor 1A-like: MPKNKGKGGKNKKRGKNEADDEKRELVYKEDGQEYAQVIRMLGNGRCEAMCIDGTKRLCHIRGKMHKKVWIAAGDIILVGLREYQDDKADVILKYMADEARRLQQYEELPESIRVNESVMDPEDDDGGIDDYVDFEDEDIDRI, translated from the coding sequence ATGCCGAAGAACAAGGGAAAaggagggaaaaataaaaaaagaggaaagaacGAAGCGGACGATGAGAAGAGAGAGCTTGTATACAAGGAAGACGGCCAAGAATATGCTCAGGTGATAAGGATGCTCGGCAACGGCCGTTGTGAAGCCATGTGCATTGACGGCACCAAACGGCTTTGCCACATCCGAGGAAAGATGCACAAGAAGGTTTGGATTGCTGCCGGAGACATTATCCTCGTTGGCCTTCGCGAGTACCAGGACGATAAGGCTGACGTGATCCTCAAGTACATGGCAGACGAGGCAAGGAGGTTGCAGCAATATGAAGAGTTGCCTGAAAGCATTCGAGTCAATGAAAGCGTAATGGACCCAGAGGACGATGATGGTGGTATCGATGATTATGTTGATTTTGAGGATGAAGACATCGATCGAATCTAG
- the LOC113771987 gene encoding protein FAR1-RELATED SEQUENCE 5-like, whose amino-acid sequence MGQDGALKTQLMTWCRKQRINQMALDVCGRLRSFDLNQEPECDRDTFIEESGGSIGGHEDEEADELVGAIGVDDVMKLTFDTEEEAGEFYNLYAKLSGFGIRKSNAKRDADGISRFRKWVCCCEGYRNEKWYNYEDRKREAKPITRTGCGACFRVKYDIESVKYVVTRFIMEHNHPLASEASVQHIRSHRKVSDAEYAQAKSLKLVGARICQIMKHFVIKAGGYSNVGFCIKDLYNRMDEERRKDIFNGDAEGALGFLAAKKDADDMFFYKYHVDNEGRLAMLFWADSKSRADFSVFGDVLVFDTTYKTNKYRKPLVVLAGVNNHLNSTVFGCALLSDERIETYEWVLSTFVEAMKGRKPVAVMTDGDSAMRRAIKNLLPDACHRLCSWHLHRNARSNIRCEEFNNRFYNLMARKCSTLEFEDRWARLVNECGVVENEWVKKLYRRRRLWAEAYLRGHFFAGMRSTQRCEKMNAFLNEYLNEKMRLYEFVRSFDLAIAWLRHTESKAVHTSENTKPVLTTILPELEGSAAEVFTRNVFFMVRKHLNRQGLLISEGWSEDGGNRTYYYSKYGGHEISWRVDYDRSMEKLICSCMKFESKGIPCAHMFRVMVVEGMNRIPEACISKRWTKGVHCSNNGMKEFVADEQLTQMARYGTLKSSCNTMCYYASYMDDAFNDLQQMFDKHSVDLKEKWIDRGYGGDGFAMDSRVRNDRSRRTFGLLDPRVSRCKGDHKHAEAKKKRKCGHCRLQAGHNQRTCPYKKNSHNTAVDDDYMENCLDDSLEKSFEIGTGCSDSGEWRGQAFVPQLFGSGGRDTGGQQRSPGER is encoded by the exons GCGTGGATGACGTAATGAAATTAACATTTGACACGGAAGAAGAAGCTGGGGAATTCTATAATTTGTATGCGAAACTAAGCGGATTTGGGATTCGTAAAAGTAATGCCAAACGAGATGCAGATGGCATTTCAAGATTTAGAAAATGGGTATGTTGCTGTGAAGGTTACAGGAATGAAAAGTGGTATAATTATGAAGACCGGAAAAGAGAAGCAAAACCAATCACAAGAACCGGGTGTGGGGCTTGCTTTCGCGTGAAATATGACATAGAATCGGTAAAGTATGTGGTGACACGTTTCATTATGGAGCACAATCACCCGCTGGCATCAGAGGCAAGTGTGCAACACATTAGGTCGCATAGAAAAGTGAGCGATGCAGAATATGCGCAGGCAAAAAGTCTAAAGTTGGTTGGGGCCAGAATATGCCAGATAATGAAACATTTTGTTATCAAAGCCGGAGGGTATAGTAACGTGGGATTTTGCATTAAGGATTTGTATAACCGAATGGACGAGGAACGTAGAAAAGATATTTTTAATGGCGATGCAGAAGGGGCACTTGGGTTCTTGGCAGCGAAGAAGGATGccgatgacatgttcttttatAAATATCATGTAGATAACGAAGGAAGATTGGCAATGTTGTTTTGGGCAGATTCTAAATCTCGTGCGGACTTCAGTGTATTTGGAGATGTATTGGTGTTTGATACaacatacaaaacaaataaataccgCAAGCCACTAGTTGTACTTGCAGGGGTAAACAACCATTTGAACAGTACTGTTTTTGGCTGTGCACTGCTATCAGATGAGAGGATTGAAACATATGAATGGGTGCTAAGTACATTTGTAGAGGCTATGAAAGGTAGAAAGCCAGTAGCAGTGATGACAGATGGGGACAGTGCAATGAGAAGAGCTATAAAGAATCTTCTCCCGGATGCTTGTCATAGGCTATGTTCGTGGCACTTGCATAGAAATGCACGGAGTAATATTCGCTGCGAGGAGTTTAATAACAGGTTCTATAACCTGATGGCGAGAAAGTGTAGCACTCTTGAGTTTGAGGATCGGTGGGCTAGGTTGGTTAATGAATGTGGGGTGGTAGAGAATGAGTGGGTGAAGAAATTGTACCGTAGGAGAAGGTTATGGGCAGAGGCCTATTTACGCGGTCATTTTTTTGCAGGTATGAGAAGTACTCAAAGGTGTGAGAAAATGAATGCTTTTTTGAACGAGTACTTGAATGAAAAAATGCGACTATATGAATTCGTTAGAAGTTTTGATTTGGCAATAGCATGGCTTCGACATACCGAGAGCAAAGCAGTTCACACAAGCGAAAACACAAAACCAGTCTTAACCACAATCCTGCCCGAATTAGAGGGGAGCGCAGCGGAGGTGTTTACAAGGAATGTGTTCTTCATGGTGAGGAAGCATTTGAACAGGCAAGGACTTCTAATTTCTGAGGGCTGGAGCGAGGATGGAGGGAATCGTACATATTATTACTCGAAATATGGTGGACACGAAATAAGTTGGAGGGTGGATTATGATAGGTCAATGGAGAAGCTAATCTGCTCTTGCATGAAATTCGAGTCAAAGGGGATTCCTTGTGCTCACATGTTTCGCGTGATGGTGGTAGAAGGAATGAACAGGATCCCAGAAGCATGCATTTCGAAGCGGTGGACAAAGGGAGTTCACTGTAGTAATAATGGAATGAAAGAATTTGTTGCAGACGAACAGCTGACACAAATGGCCAGATATGGCACTTTAAAGTCCAGCTGTAATACTATGTGTTACTATGCCTCCTACATGGATGATGCGTTTAATGACCTGCAACAGATGTTTGACAAGCATTCTGTGGACCTAAAGGAGAAGTGGATTGATAGGGGATATGGGGGAGATGGATTTGCAATGGATTCAAGAGTGAGGAACGATAGAAGTAGAAGAACATTCGGGCTGTTAGATCCTAGGGTGTCCCGGTGTAAAGGTGATCACAAGCATGCAGaagcaaagaagaaaagaaagtgtgGTCATTGCAG ATTGCAGGCAGGCCACAACCAACGAACATGCCCATACAAAAAGAATTCGCACAACACAGCAGTTGATGATGATTATATGGAAAACTGTTTGGATGACTCGctggaaaaatcatttgaaattgGTACGGGCTGCAGCGACTCAGGCGAATGGAGAGGACAAGCATTTGTACCACAACTATTCGGTAGCGGTGGAAGGGACACAGGTGGCCAACAAAGAAGTCCAGGAGAAAGATGA